The following DNA comes from Paraburkholderia phytofirmans PsJN.
TCAAAGCCTGCGATCTTCGGCGACTGGTACGCGAAGTTGTTGCTCGATTGCGGCCAGTTGCGGCCACGCACCAGCGATGCCGACGACCAGTTCGATTGACCGAACGGGTCGAAGTCCCACACGCCGTTCGAGATGTAGAGCATGCGGCCCATCGTGAACGTACCGTATGCGTCGTTCGACAGGCCGACAGTTGCCCAACGATTGAAGAGACCGCCGCCGCCAGGGCCTGCACCCGTCATGGTGTTGAAGGAGCCTTCCAACTGGAACAGGACCTTGTTGCCGCCACCGATGTCCTCAACGCCCTTCAAGCCCCACAGGCTGGTACCCCAGTCGCCGCTTTCCGCGCGCCAACGGTTCGTGCTGCCCGTTGCCGAGCCAGCTGCGTTCGAGCCTTGCGGAACGCCCGTCATGTATTCGATACCGGCGTCAAGGCGGCCGTACAGCGTCACGCTGCTTTGGGCGTGCGCAACAACACCGGCTGTCATCAGCGCAGCGGCGAGCAAAGCTTTCTTCATCTTCTCCTCCATACCCTGTCAAAAAGTGAAACCCAGTACTGCGAATGGTGCTCGGCCGCGATTTGCGCCGAACAGAAATCGGTACCAGGGAGATTAGCGGGTGGATTGGGTCTCCTGCCGTGACGTGTAGCCTTGGGGCTATCTGGTCGTCATGCCGATCCCTCGCCGACCGGTTCTCCTCTGTGCTTTGAAGTGAAACTACTTTTAATGAACTTTGTTTTGCTACTTTGGTTACTAATTTATCAAAAATACCCTGAACTGGGAGAAGAAATTAGTACCTGCCTTGATCGATGTCTCCAAATTGCAATAACAATGTGCGCAACGACCCGTTACAACCGCTTCGAAAAACGCGGAAACCCTTATGCGACAAGGGAATCACGGATCGGCGCGGGTAACGTTAAGGATTGCCACTATTGACGCTTCAAATGCGGCAGAGTAGGGCGGATTGGCGGGGGCGGGAGGCTTGTGGGGCGCGGTTTTCGCGGCGGAAATCGACGGAATGCACAGGTGAGCGAAACAAAAAAGGCGCTGGTAAGCGCCTTGTAATACTACTTTGACTACAACCCAAATAGCGGGCTGTGCTTCGGCCGCTACTTGAGGCTGCCGGAGAGGAACTGCTTGAGCCGGTCGCTCTTCGTGTTCCTGAAGACTTCGTCGGGGTGGCCTTCTTCTTCCACGCGGCCTTGATGCAGGAACATCACGTGGTTCGACACGTTGCGCGCGAAAGCCATTTCATGCGTGACCACGATCATCGTGCGGCCTTCTTCGGCGAGCGTCTGCATGACCTTGAGCACTTCGCCGACCAGCTCGGGGTCGAGCGCGGAGGTCGGTTCGTCGAACAGCATCACATCGGGATGCATGGCGAGCGCGCGTGCGATCGCCACGCGCTGCTGCTGGCCGCCCGACAGATGCGACGGATACTGTTTCTCCAGGCGCGGCGCGAGCCCAACCTTTTCCAGATATTCACGCGCGCGGTCTTCGGCTTCCTTGCGCTTCAGACCCAGCACGTTGACCGGCGCCTCGATGATGTTCTCGAGCACGTTCATGTGCGACCACAGGTTGAAGTGCTGGAACACCATCGACAGCCTGGTGCGCACACGCTGCAACTGCTTCGGGTCCGACACGCGCAGCGCGCCGTTCTTGCCGATCTGCGTGCGCACTTCTTCACCGTCGACGAAGATGCGCCCCGAGTTCGGCTGCTCGAGAAAGTTGATGCAGCGAAGCATCGTGCTCTTGCCCGAACCGGACGAGCCGATCACGCTGATCACGTCGCCGGCGTTCGCTTTGAGCGACACGCCCTTGAGCACTTCGTTGTCGCCGTACTGTTTATGAAGCTCGTCGACGAAGAGCTTCTGCTTCTTGTTGTTCATCAGGATCCTTGGGCGTGCTTACTTGCTGAGGGCGCGGTGCCTCGGGTTACTTGCCTTGCGGCCGCAGGTAAGCGAGCCAGCGGCGCTCGGCGCGGCGGAACAGCCACACGAGCGCGAAAGAAATGCACAGATAGAGCAGGGCGGCGATGCCGAACGCGTTGAACGACTGATACGTCGCGGAGTTCACGTCGCGCGCGATCTTGAGGATGTCCGGCACGGTCGCGGTGAACGCGACGGTGGTGGCGTGCAGCATCAGGATCACTTCATTGCTGTAGTAGGGCAATGCGCGGCGCAGGGCCGACGGCAGAATCACGCGCCGGTACAGCGTAAACGACGACATGCCGTACGCGCGCGCGGCTTCGATCTCGCCGTACGGCGTCGCCTTGATCGCGCCGGCGAAAATCTCGGTGGTGTACGCGCAGGTGTTCAGCGTGAAAGCGAGCAGCGTGCAATGCATGCCGTCGCGGAAGAACGCATTGGTGAGTTCGTGATTGCGAATGATCTCGAGGCTGTACAAGCCGGTATAGCAAAGCAGTAGTTGCACATACAACGGCGTGCCGCGGAACACATACGTATACAGCCACACCAGCCTGGAGAGCCACTTCTTCTTCGACACGCGCGCCACTGCAAGCGGAATCGACAGGCAGAAGCCGAGCCCGATCGACACCACCAGCAGCCACAGCGTGATCACGACACCGGTGAGGCGGTAGCCGTCGGTATAGAGATAATTGCGCCAGTATTCCTGAATGATCTCGATCATAGATCCGCCTTTCGTACGCCGGTCGAGTAACGCTTTTCGAGGTACATCAGCACGAAGTTGGACACTGTGGTGATGACGAGATAGATCGCCCCCGCGAACAGGGTGAAGAAGAAGAACCGCAACGTGCCCTTGCCCGCGTCCTGCGAAGCTTTGACCACGTCGGCGAGACCGATGATCGACACCAGCGCGGTGGCCTTCACCATCACCTGCCAGTTGTTGCCGATGCCGGGCAGCGCGAAGCGCATCATCTGCGGGAACATCACGCGGGTGAACACCTGCCAGCCGGTCATGCCGTAAGCGGCGCCGGCTTCGAGCTGGCCGCGCGGCACCGCGAGAAACGCGCCGCGGAAGGTCTCGGTGAAGTACGCGCCGTAGATGAAGCCGAGCACCGCGACGCCGGCCACGAAGGGATCGATGTCGATCTGGTCCCAGCCGAGCAAGTCGGTCAGGTTATTCAGCCAGATCTGGATGCTGTAGAACAGCAGCAGCATCAGCACCAGGTCGGGCACGCCGCGCACGAGCGTGGTGTAGACGGTGCCGACGCCGTAGGAGAAACGGTTTTTCGACAGTTTCGCCGCCGCGCCGAG
Coding sequences within:
- a CDS encoding ABC transporter ATP-binding protein — protein: MNNKKQKLFVDELHKQYGDNEVLKGVSLKANAGDVISVIGSSGSGKSTMLRCINFLEQPNSGRIFVDGEEVRTQIGKNGALRVSDPKQLQRVRTRLSMVFQHFNLWSHMNVLENIIEAPVNVLGLKRKEAEDRAREYLEKVGLAPRLEKQYPSHLSGGQQQRVAIARALAMHPDVMLFDEPTSALDPELVGEVLKVMQTLAEEGRTMIVVTHEMAFARNVSNHVMFLHQGRVEEEGHPDEVFRNTKSDRLKQFLSGSLK
- a CDS encoding ABC transporter permease, which produces MIEIIQEYWRNYLYTDGYRLTGVVITLWLLVVSIGLGFCLSIPLAVARVSKKKWLSRLVWLYTYVFRGTPLYVQLLLCYTGLYSLEIIRNHELTNAFFRDGMHCTLLAFTLNTCAYTTEIFAGAIKATPYGEIEAARAYGMSSFTLYRRVILPSALRRALPYYSNEVILMLHATTVAFTATVPDILKIARDVNSATYQSFNAFGIAALLYLCISFALVWLFRRAERRWLAYLRPQGK
- a CDS encoding ABC transporter permease codes for the protein MFLQGYGPLLLNGTWQTVKLAVLSLAFAFVLGLLGAAAKLSKNRFSYGVGTVYTTLVRGVPDLVLMLLLFYSIQIWLNNLTDLLGWDQIDIDPFVAGVAVLGFIYGAYFTETFRGAFLAVPRGQLEAGAAYGMTGWQVFTRVMFPQMMRFALPGIGNNWQVMVKATALVSIIGLADVVKASQDAGKGTLRFFFFTLFAGAIYLVITTVSNFVLMYLEKRYSTGVRKADL